From a region of the Cucumis sativus cultivar 9930 chromosome 6, Cucumber_9930_V3, whole genome shotgun sequence genome:
- the LOC101211097 gene encoding probable trehalose-phosphate phosphatase J, translating into MTNNPNVVISESKSSINMAITVTVSNSSIFQATAQKPPAGPSSTTGGGYISISRSTKLVQQPDGRARIKTWVDSMRASSPSRIKPTPSLSDHDHDNNSSWMLHHPSALDMFDQIIDASKGKQIVMFLDYDGTLSPIVDDPDRAFMSDAMRKTVKTVARSFPTAIVSGRRRDKVYGFVRLGELYYAGSHGMDIKGPTKDSNYKKCTQSVLFQPASEFLPMIDQVYKELVEKTKSTPGAKVENNKFCLSVHYRCVEEKKWSELAQQVKSVLKDFPQLRLTQGRKVLEIRPTIKWDKGKALEFLLESLGFNNCSDVFPVYIGDDRTDEDAFKIIRERGQGFGILVSKFPKETSASYSLREPSEVMNFLQRLAEWKKRSILPLPGQCQM; encoded by the exons ATGACGAACAACCCGAATGTAGTAATTTCAGAGAGTAAATCAAGCATCAACATGGCCATCACTGTCACAGTATCAAACTCGTCGATTTTCCAAGCAACAGCTCAAAAGCCACCGGCTGGCCCCAGCTCAACCACCGGCGGTGGCTACATCTCAATATCTCGGTCCACAAAATTGGTGCAGCAGCCCGATGGGAGAGCAAGAATCAAGACATGGGTGGACTCAATGCGAGCCTCATCTCCAAGTCGTATTAAACCCACTCCTTCCCTCTCCGACCATGACCATGACAATAACTCCTCTTGGATG CTCCACCATCCTTCGGCTTTGGACATGTTTGACCAAATCATTGATGCTTCTAAAGGGAAACAAATAGTGATGTTTCTGGATTATGATGGCACACTTTCCCCAATTGTCGATGACCCAGATCGTGCCTTCATGTCCGATGCG ATGAGAAAAACGGTAAAAACGGTAGCGAGAAGCTTCCCTACTGCAATAGTGAGCGGGAGACGTAGAGACAAG GTTTATGGGTTTGTAAGACTAGGAGAACTGTATTATGCAGGAAGCCATGGGATGGATATTAAAGGACCGACAAAAGATTCCAATTACAAGAAA TGTACCCAATCTGTTCTCTTTCAACCTGCCAGTGAGTTTCTTCCCATGATCGACCAg GTTTACAAAGAGCTGGTtgaaaaaaccaaatcaaCTCCAGGAGCTAAGGTGGAGAACAACAAGTTTTGTCTCTCTGTTCACTACCGTTGTGTTGAAGAAAAG AAATGGAGTGAATTAGCCCAACAAGTTAAATCTGTGTTGAAAGATTTCCCACAGCTTCGACTAACCCAAGGAAGAAAG GTATTAGAGATTCGTCCAACCATTAAGTGGGACAAAGGGAAGGCCTTAGAATTCTTATTAGAGTCACTTG gATTCAACAATTGTTCGGATGTTTTTCCGGTATATATCGGAGATGATCGAACGGATGAAGATGCATTTAAG ATAATAAGAGAGAGAGGACAAGGGTTTGGCATTCTTGTGTCAAAATTTCCAAAGGAAACGAGTGCTTCTTATTCTCTACGGGAACCTTCTGAG GTTATGAACTTTTTGCAACGCTTGGCTGAGTGGAAGAAGAGATCTATATTGCCACTGCCAGGGCAGTGCCAGATGtga